The Mucilaginibacter defluvii genome contains the following window.
TGCCCGTGAAAGTGAGCTACCAGGGCAACTGGGATGTACCCCTGCATAAAGAGGAACGGGCAAGCGTTTTGATAACCCATCGCGATTACCGCCGCGAAAATTAAAGCGCTTAAATACAGCGCAACAGCCCTTTTTTTGTGGATAAAACAATAAATGTTGAAATTTTTAAAATCTGTTTTTTTATAACCAAAAAAATGCCTATACTTGCAATCCAATTTTTACGGGCTAAAAATTGGATTTAAAGGCTAAAAATCATGGATTTAGTAAAATTTGTAGAAGAGCAATCAGTAGTAAAAAAAGAGATTCCTGCATTTAAAGCAGGCGATACTGTTAGCGTATATTATAAAATCAGGGAAGGTAACAAAGAGCGTATCCAGGTTTACCAGGGTGTGGTTATTCAACGTAACAGTGTTGGCGTTTCTGAAACTTTTACTGTACGCAAAGTATCAAACGGTATTGGTGTTGAGCGTATTTTCCCTATCAACTCGCCAAATATTGATAAAGTAGAAGTTAACAGCTACGGTAAAGTACGTCGTGCTAAACTATTCTACCTGCGCGCGCTTACCGGTAAAGCTGCCCGTATCAAATCAAAACGCGTTTAATTCCGGCCTTAGGGCAAACACATACAAAACCTTTCTGCATATACAATTGCGGAAAGGTTTTTCTATTTTAGCGCTTTACCAACTCCAATGGCCAAAGTACCGCTAAAATATCTTAACCGTAAGGAAGAGATTTTCCAGAATTATTTGCAGCTGATAGATAAGCATATTGATGATGTGCTTGAAGGCCGTGTCGAAGAGATGTTTGAGCTGCGCGATCTGGCTGCTTTATTGTTTATACACCCCACTCACCTGAGCAATGTCATCAAGCAGCATACCGGCCTGCATCCCTGCTATTTTTACGAGGAGAAATTGATCAACGTAGCTAAAAACATGCTGGCTGATCCGGAACTTTCTATCGCCGATGTTGCGCGTAAGCTAACTTACGATCCCTCTAACTTTACCAAATGGTTCAAATTCTTTGAACATATAACTCCTTCGCAATATCGTAAGCAATTGCATGAGCAGGCTAATGCAAAGGTGCAGGCCTCGGCACAGTAACTTTTTAGTTTTCTATTTCTTAACCAGCTCAGCAGGGTTAACCTCATGGCTCAATAACTGTCCGAACAACTCCCAGCGCTTAGCCGGATTTTTGGCAGTGCCGCCGTTGCGTTCTATATAGTCTTTAACAAGGTCCTGTCCGTAATTATAGTTGATAACATAACTGCGGTATTTTTTGATAAACTTGACAGACTTGTTGGCCGTTTCGTCGTCCATCAGGCAATACTTGCGCAGCCATTGCTGGGCCTTGCTATCGCTCATTTCATCGCTTAAAATGCCACGTGCGGCTTCGTTGCGCGCATAGTTCAGTTTACCACGGATGGCAAGCGCTTTGAAGTAAAGATCAACATCGGCAGTATCTAAACCGGCAAGCGGCAGCAATACGTTGCGTGTAAAATTCACCTTATCGTTCCCCGGAAAAGCTACCTCAATGCCATAATTGGCGCTCCCTTCCGCAATTAGCGATTGCGGACTGAACAATGGATAAAGCGAAATCTCCACCCATTTTTTATCATTATACAGATTTTTTTCGAGCAGCATGTTATATACATGGTGGCCGGGATAGCTTTCATGGCTGCCTACATCAATGGCTCGGTCTATGTAAATGTCCAAATCAGTGTTAATTTGTACATCGCTGTGGTATTTACCCTTGTACCAGTTATAGCCTGACCATGGCTTGTCCTTCACATATTCCAGCGTAAAGGCTTCGCCTGCGGGTAATTTGTAGTGGGCGAGTGTGCGCTTGCGTGCCTCGGCAATGGCGGCTTTCATAACAGCGTCAACCTTATCTTTCGGAATAATAAATTTTTTGGCCAGCCGCTGGAAGCGGTTGCTCACGTTGCCTTTACCCGGTAAAATGCTGTCGAGTTCGTCTAACTGTGTCTTAAAATAATCATCTTCATATGTAGGCGCTGTTACGCCAAACAGCTGTTTTGATTCTTCGTCAAACGGTAAATACTCGCCCGAGAAAATGCGGATACGCTCACCGAAAGCGATGAGTTGCTTGTACATCCAGTCGGCACGCATGCGGTTCGAGTCAATTTCCGATGCGCGCGATACATCCTTCAAATCATTCATCAATATATTCACCGCTGCCAGCAGGCTATCTTTCGGGAAGGTTTCTTCGGGCTGTGTTTTGGGTTTCAGCGAGTCCGGACCGTAATACGCGTCAACAAAGTCCTCATCGTACTGGCCAATGGTTAACCCAAGTTTTACATATTGTGCAGCAAGTTGGTTGAGTTTGTTGTTTTCCTGCTTTTCGCTTTGCGAGCATGAGAGCATAAACAGTACAGGTATTACGATCAAAAACTTTTTCATAGATGTTATGGAAGCCAAATAAAAGGGCAAAGATGTTAAAAAACTGAAACAGTCACCATTTAAACTGAAACTATCACCATAATTTACAACACATAAAGCACCAATTTTGTATTGATAATGATTAAAAAAACTATCAACACTATGGAAAAAAGTAATAAAATAGCCCTTGTAACCGGTGGTAGCCGTGGCCTGGGCCGTAACACAGCGCTCAAATTAGCGCAGGATGGACACCATGTGGTGCTTACCTACCACAGTCGTAAAGATGAAGCAGAGCAAGTTGCTGCCGAAATAGAAACTCACGGCGTAGGTGCGGTAGTGCTACAGCTTGATGCAGGCAATACTAAAAGCTTTGATATCTTTAAAACTGAACTCCTTGAAAAAATTAAAGCGAAGTTTGGTGCTGAGCAAATCAACTTTTTAATTAATAACGGTGGTATCGAATCATACGCCATGTTTCAGGATGCTACCGAGGAAGCTTTTGATAGTCTGATGAATGTACACTTTAAAGGCGTTTACTTTCTAACGCAAAAATTGTTGCCCGTGCTGGCTGATGGCGGCCGCATAGTTAACTTTTCAACCGGGCTGGCAAGGTTTGTAACACCGGGGTACTCGGCTTATTCATCCATGAAAGCGGCTATTGATAACCTTACCCGCTACCTGGCTAAGGAGCTCGGCGGCCGTGGTATTACGGCGAATACAGTAGCACCAGGACCGATTGAAACAGATTTCACCAAAAAGACTTTTGAACGCCCCGGCACTAAAGATTACCTGGTATCGCAAACGGCGTTAGGTCGCGTTGGCCAGCCCGATGATATAGGTGGCGTAGTTGCTTTTTTATGCAGCGACAGGGCTGCATGGGTAACCGCGCAACGTATTGAGGCTTCAGGCGGGTTGTTTTTATAACGATTAGAAGTAAAAAAAAGAGCGGCAGGTTGATGAAACCTGCCGCTCTTTTTAATATTGGAGTATTTTAGTTATGCTTCGGTCACAACCGTAGCTTTAACCGGTTCAACTACGGATGGCAGCTCGGCCAATATGGTGCGGCCACCTTTTACCACTTCGCCTATGCTTACATTAATCTTTGATCCCAAAGGCAAAAATAAATCGACCCTTGAGCCGAACTTAATAAAGCCGAATTGCTGGCCTTGTTCAACCTCGTCGCCTTGCTTTACGTACCATACAATACGGCGGGCAAGCGCACCGGCGATCTGGCGAAACAATACAGGCACGCCCAGGTGGTTCTCAATCACGATGGTAGTGCGCTCATTTTCGGTTGATGATTTTGGATGCCAGGCCACCAGGTATTTACCCGGATGATATTTGAAGTATTTTACAACGCCCGCAATGGGGTTGCGGTTAACGTGCACGTTTATGGGCGACATAAATACAGATAGCTGTATACGCCTGTCTTTTAAAAACTCGGTTTCCTCTGTCTCCTCAATCACTACTACCTTGCCATCGGCGGGGCAAAGTACCTTAGTTTCGTCGGTTGCTATGCGTAAACTTGGGCTGCGAAAGAATTGCAGGATGATAATAAACAGCAGGAACGAAAGTATATAGATCACCCACTTTAACACGTACGCCTGCGGAAAATAAAATTGTATCCCAGCGTTAAGTACAAATATAAACAGTATGCAAAGGGCGATGGAGGTGTAACCTTCTTTATGAATGGTCATGGCGCTTTTTTATAAGTTGATTAATGGCGCAAAGCTACGCATTTGTTATGAAGTAGAGGTAAGCATAAACAATTGGCGCGGCCAATAAAAGGCCGTCAAATCTATCAAGCAAGCCTCCATGGCCGGGCAGTATACCACCGCTGTCCTTCACGTTGATGCTGCGTTTAAACATGGATTCTATCAGATCGCCCATAGTACCGAATGTGCTGATCAGTATACCAACAGATACCCACTGTTTCCAATCGTATTCAGTATAATAACGGCTTAAGATAACAGCTACGCCGGCGGTAATCAATATGCCGCCAATAAAACCTTCCCAGGTTTTTTTGGGCGAATGCCGCGGAAACAGCTTTACACGGCCCAACTGGCTGCCAACCACGTAAGCACCGGTGTCATTAGCCCAAAGCATCAGCAAAAAGCTAAGCGGTATATGAAAATTAAAGCTGCCGCTGATGAACGCCATACCATGAAAAAATGTAAACGGCGTTATGGTAAACAGCAAACCTAAAAAGCAATAAGCAATGTTATTAAACGGATGTTCGGATTTTTTATAAAGTTCCTGTATAAATATGGAGCCTAAAAGTACCGGCAGCAGAAACAGCAAAAATTTTGACGGGAAATAGCTTTGCG
Protein-coding sequences here:
- a CDS encoding phosphatidate cytidylyltransferase; translated protein: MRLRAITGFFFVIVMLGSVLLGNVVFTLFYLALSVFCLHEFNGLVKQGTADPNLYTGLLNGIFVFLAFAAQSYFPSKFLLFLLPVLLGSIFIQELYKKSEHPFNNIAYCFLGLLFTITPFTFFHGMAFISGSFNFHIPLSFLLMLWANDTGAYVVGSQLGRVKLFPRHSPKKTWEGFIGGILITAGVAVILSRYYTEYDWKQWVSVGILISTFGTMGDLIESMFKRSINVKDSGGILPGHGGLLDRFDGLLLAAPIVYAYLYFITNA
- the rplS gene encoding 50S ribosomal protein L19, which produces MDLVKFVEEQSVVKKEIPAFKAGDTVSVYYKIREGNKERIQVYQGVVIQRNSVGVSETFTVRKVSNGIGVERIFPINSPNIDKVEVNSYGKVRRAKLFYLRALTGKAARIKSKRV
- a CDS encoding phosphatidylserine decarboxylase family protein gives rise to the protein MTIHKEGYTSIALCILFIFVLNAGIQFYFPQAYVLKWVIYILSFLLFIIILQFFRSPSLRIATDETKVLCPADGKVVVIEETEETEFLKDRRIQLSVFMSPINVHVNRNPIAGVVKYFKYHPGKYLVAWHPKSSTENERTTIVIENHLGVPVLFRQIAGALARRIVWYVKQGDEVEQGQQFGFIKFGSRVDLFLPLGSKINVSIGEVVKGGRTILAELPSVVEPVKATVVTEA
- a CDS encoding SDR family NAD(P)-dependent oxidoreductase is translated as MEKSNKIALVTGGSRGLGRNTALKLAQDGHHVVLTYHSRKDEAEQVAAEIETHGVGAVVLQLDAGNTKSFDIFKTELLEKIKAKFGAEQINFLINNGGIESYAMFQDATEEAFDSLMNVHFKGVYFLTQKLLPVLADGGRIVNFSTGLARFVTPGYSAYSSMKAAIDNLTRYLAKELGGRGITANTVAPGPIETDFTKKTFERPGTKDYLVSQTALGRVGQPDDIGGVVAFLCSDRAAWVTAQRIEASGGLFL
- a CDS encoding AraC family transcriptional regulator, giving the protein MAKVPLKYLNRKEEIFQNYLQLIDKHIDDVLEGRVEEMFELRDLAALLFIHPTHLSNVIKQHTGLHPCYFYEEKLINVAKNMLADPELSIADVARKLTYDPSNFTKWFKFFEHITPSQYRKQLHEQANAKVQASAQ